From Ignavibacteriales bacterium:
GCCCGCATCGATCTTCGTCCCTTCCAGCACGGAGAAGGTGCTCACCCGGGGCTCAAGCGTCAGCAGGAACAGATGGTCCTCAACGAACCCGAGGATAGGCTCATCATGAACCGATTCGATGCTCTGGGGCCAATAGCGGCCGTCATAATGCAGTTTGTTGAGGCCGGGCATCACGATGCCGAGGGCATCCTGGGAACCGGACACGATTTCTGTTCCCGGTGGATTCTCATACGCGAAGAGCGTCTTGGCAAGCTTCTCCTTGTCCCCTGCCGGAATATCAGTATGCCAGAGATCGATCGCGCGATGGCGGGTGCTCGAAGCCATGCCGCTCCGATCGTTGAACTCGATGGTTGGCTCGATCGAGATCGTGACGACGGCCCCCGGATGATGCTTCGCCACATACGGCTGATCAAGCCAGCCTCCGGCAAGATCGATCCGGAACGGGACGTTGCATTCCCGTTTCAACGCAGTTGTTGAACGCGGAGGGAGATCGCCATGCGGAATCCTCTTGCTGATGACGTACTGGAGGTTGTTCTTCCGGCAGAATTCCTCTTTTTCGGGAGTATGACCGTCCTCATTCACGAACAAAATATCCGCCGACAGCACATCTTCGTTCCCGACGAAGTCCATGATTCCCGAGCCGGCGTTCACTGTGCACCGGGTGACACACCGCAGCGCCTCGAGCATGTACTTTCGCTCATCCTGGTTGTTAATCGGATATCTTCCCTTGAGTCTGCCTACCGTCTCGTCCGACCCGATTCCAACGTGCACATCGCCATGTTCCGCCGCTTCGTTGAGAAACGCGACGTGACCGCTGTGCAGCATATCGAAACAACCTGTGACAAAAACCTTTTTTCTTCTTTCCATCGTCGTCCGAATTGAAAGATATTTCAGTATTCGATCTAACAGAAACTACATTGTGGAGCCTGGCTGAAACTCTAAACCATCTGTTCGGCATCAGCTCGATGCCGACGTCCGGTCGTCGCAAACTTCATTTCCGGGCATGGAACTCAATCGTCCCTCCTGTCTTCGCGTCGAACTCGAGGAATCCGGCCTTCTCACTGACAGGTCCAACCCCTTTCGAAGTCGTCTTGAAAGATCTCCGCACGAACGGATTCACCATCTTCACCCTTCCGCCTTTTTCGGCAACGACTCTCACAATGCTGACATTCCCCTCTGTCTGGTGTGCCGAGACAAGGAGCGCACCTTCTGCGCGGAGACTGGTAAAGGAAACGTTCTTCCAGGAATCAGGGATCGCAGGAAAGAGCCTGACTGTTCCGTTCTGGCTCTGGAGAAGCATCTCCTGAATTCCCTGAGCACAGGCGAAATTGCCCTCGAGCGTGAATGGTCGGTACGTGAATTTGGATTTTCCGGTTCCCGATTGATCTCCGTTCACATGAAAACTATTGGGAAGACAGAAGCAGGTCGCAAATGTCCTGAGCGCCTCCGCCGCCTTCTCACCGTTTCGCGCACGTGCCCACATGCTTCCGAGCCACGAGTACGAGTATCCACACCACCAATCCGTACCGAGCCGCTCGAGATCTGCAAGCGAAGCGGAGATGCTCTGACGATCGCGCTCTCCGTTATCCCAATCAAGCAACCCAAGCGGATGAATTGCCATCAGGTGCGAGAAGTGGCGATGCGACTCCTTGAGCTCAATGCCGGGAGCGACGAGAAGCTTTCCGTTCGCAGGCGAGCGAGCCAGTTCAGGCCATTCGGACTGGATCTGTCTCCACCGCGCCGATTCTTCAGCATCTCCAAGCTCCAGAGCCAGTTCCGATGCCGCCCCGAACAGCCAGCGGATGAGCGCCAGATCGTAGTTCGTCGTGGAGCGGAACCACGCATCCACTCGGTTGTCGTTTATTTCCGGTGACGAACTCAGCGGGAGTTGCCTCCTCCCAAGGCTGTCCCGAACAGAAAGTTCTTCGAGATGAACGCCGACCCCCCGAATCCAGGGATATGCCCGCGTACGAAGAAACTCCCGGTCGAGGCTGTATTTCCAATGGAGATAGAAATGCTGGGAAAGCCACGCGGAGACCGTCGGAGAAAGCGAATACTGGATCCACCCGCCCATCGGTTCACCGGCAAGCGTCGAGACACCCGGGACGTTGAGCCCCGTCGTACCGAAATACTGCTTCGTGTACTGCTCGGCAACCGGCTTACACCACCAGAGCCAGTCCAGAAATGCGAGGCCTTCAGTGAGATGGTTGGAACTATACGCTGGCCAATAGCTCAGCTGCGTGTTGAGATCGTGGTGATAATCTCCTTTCCAGGGGGGCAGGCGGCTGTTGTCGGCTGTCCAGACAGCTTGCAGCGTAATCGGAGGCGCACCACGGCGTGAGGCGCTGCCGAACTTGTACATTTCCCGGTACCATTGGCTCTCGAGTATTGAATCGGGCAACTGGATGGCAGACTGACGCCAGTAACGATGCCACCACACCTTGTGTGTCCTGAGGTCCTCATCAAAGGAGATCTTGCCAGCCAACCGGACCATGCCCGTTGCCTTCCGCCCCTCATTCAATGAGAACGGATGGTTCGGCTGAATCTCCCATTCTCCTGTCAGGACGTTGTCCCTGATATCCGACCAACTGACGTGCACCGTGTACGAGAAACCGCCATAGCACTCCTGACGATAGAAGAGGTTCTTATCGCTCTCAATGACTTTTTCGGGCGGATATCCAAGCCGGCGCAGATCATTGCCGCCGGGACCACTGTTGCCGGAGTCCTTTGCAGTGTCCGGCAATGCGTACGGCGGGGGGATGAGTCGCGGTTTGATATTTCCTCTGAGACCAGTGATCCGGAACCAGCCGCGTTGCGCCGTGGCGTGGACGAAGGTCTGCAATTCAATGCCGGACTTCCATCTGATGACGCAGACGGCGTCATCGAGCCGGAGTTGAACGGCCACGACGTCATTGATGCCCGGAATCGGGAGTTCCAGGGCTGCACCCGGCAGTTTCGTCGGTGCTGCGTCCCGATCATAAGGCACGTCTCCCATCTCCTGCGCTTTTTTGTAATCCCCTTTCGTCGCCTGCTCGACCACCCACGCATACCTAAACTCGGGGCTTTCAAATTCCTTGATCTTCCGAAG
This genomic window contains:
- a CDS encoding adenylyltransferase/cytidyltransferase family protein, producing the protein MERRKKVFVTGCFDMLHSGHVAFLNEAAEHGDVHVGIGSDETVGRLKGRYPINNQDERKYMLEALRCVTRCTVNAGSGIMDFVGNEDVLSADILFVNEDGHTPEKEEFCRKNNLQYVISKRIPHGDLPPRSTTALKRECNVPFRIDLAGGWLDQPYVAKHHPGAVVTISIEPTIEFNDRSGMASSTRHRAIDLWHTDIPAGDKEKLAKTLFAYENPPGTEIVSGSQDALGIVMPGLNKLHYDGRYWPQSIESVHDEPILGFVEDHLFLLTLEPRVSTFSVLEGTKIDAGGARRLAEATDQCWDAILARDLVQFGKYFTHSFDAQVAMFPHMVDDAIMSVIDRYKSHALGWKLSGAGGGGYLILIAENKIENTIQVKIRRKQGSD